The Triplophysa rosa linkage group LG3, Trosa_1v2, whole genome shotgun sequence genome has a segment encoding these proteins:
- the etfbkmt gene encoding electron transfer flavoprotein beta subunit lysine methyltransferase has translation MFWSKFYHVFLCRQHVHTKIATCLRNRLISKSFKRATFHLLFSTKSDDDVKNFIIDNTEIVSSRSLTPEISLRLITPNCRFWTEKPELWPFSDPFWAIYWPGGQALARYLLNNPGVSRGRKVLDLGCGSGASAIAAKLTGASSVVANDIDPIAAVATKMNCELNDLEPLPCLTENMIGLVPDQWDLILLGDMFYDEVLADGLHQWLQTCIVTHGTQVLIGDPGRAQFEGHDIRKRLLEQACFELPDSVKEENYGLTSSTVWCYRPDL, from the exons ATGTTTTGGAGCAAATTTTATCACGTTTTTCTTTGCCGTCAACATGTACACACAAAAATAGCCACGTGTTTACGCAATCGGCTCATTTCTAAGAGCTTTAAAAGAGCAACGTTTCATTTGCTCTTCAGCACCAAATCGGATGACGACGTAAAGAACTTCATCATTGACAACACAGAAATAGTGAGCAGCCGAAGTTTAACCCCAGAGATTTCTTTAAGGCTGATCACACCCAACTGCCGCTTTTGGACCGAGAAACCTGAATTATGGCCTTTCTCTGACCCTTTCTGGGCTATTTATTGGCCTGGCGGACAAGCACTGGCTAG GTATCTCTTAAATAACCCTGGGGTTTCTAGGGGGAGGAAAGTTCTGGATCTCGGTTGCGGCAGTGGAGCTTCGGCGATTGCTGCCAAACTCACCGGAGCTTCCAGTGTGGTGGCCAATGACATTGATCCAA TTGCTGCTGTTGCCACAAAAATGAACTGTGAACTGAACGACTTGGAGCCCTTGCCCTGTCTCACAGAGAATATGATTGGTTTAGTACCTGATCAGTGGGACCTCATCCTTCTAGGTGACATGTTCTATGATGAAGTTCTGGCTGACGGTCTGCATCAGTGGCTCCAGACGTGCATTGTGACGCATGGCACGCAGGTGCTCATTGGTGACCCAGGACGAGCTCAGTTTGAGGGCCATGACATCAGGAAACGATTACTTGAGCAGGCGTGCTTTGAGCTACCGGACTCGGTCAAAGAAGAGAATTATGGACTAACTAGTAGCACAGTGTGGTGCTACAGACCTGACCtctaa
- the amn1 gene encoding protein AMN1 homolog, translating to MAYVTVDSLVSLCALSVAQRPENYDDIKLLPAGIKDKLLRIMSSDSYGTVNDSNISRLLHSETRTLDLQNCNVSDSALQQIHCRQLRTILLRGCAEITSEGVEVLASQCPYLQVVDLTGCALVTDSGIQALARHCKYLEVISLRGCTALSDKALLELGENCKFLHSIYFSGTEVTDKGVIGLATGVCSHSLKELQMIRCRNLTDLAVTAVLANCANMRIFNFHGCPLITDKSREALNHLIGPDKIQQVSWTVY from the exons ATGGCTTACGTTACTGTGGATTCTCTAGTGAGCCT GTGCGCTTTGAGTGTTGCTCAGCGTCCTGAGAACTATGACGACATCAAGCTCTTGCCTGCTGGTATTAAAGACAAATTATTACGAATTATGTCGTCTGACTCTTATGGCACGGTCAACGACTCCAACATAAGTCGG CTGCTGCACTCTGAAACTCGCACATTGGACTTGCAGAACTGCAATGTGTCGGACTCTGCGCTTCAACAGATTCACTGTCGGCAGTTGAGGACCATACTGCTAAGAGGCTGTGCAGAAATCACATCTGAGG GTGTAGAGGTGTTGGCATCCCAGTGCCCTTATCTTCAGGTAGTTGATCTCACAGGCTGTGCACTCGTGACAGATTCAGGGATTCAAGCACTTGCTCGACACTGCAAATATTTAGAAGTGATTTCACTCCGCGGATGCACTGCTCTCAGTGATAAAGCCCTGCTAGAGCTGGGGGAAAACTGCAAGTTTCTCCACAGCATCTATTTCTCTGGGACAGAG GTAACGGACAAAGGAGTCATTGGACTTGCAACTGGGGTTTGTTCACACAGCCTAAAG GAGTTGCAGATGATACGGTGTCGCAATCTAACCGATCTGGCTGTGACTGCTGTTCTTGCGAACTGTGCCAACATGAGAATTTTTAATTTCCATGGATGTCCCCTCATTACAG ATAAATCAAGGGAGGCCCTTAACCACCTTATTGGCCCTGACAAGATTCAACAAGTGTCTTGGACTGTTTACTGA